The following coding sequences are from one Bacteroidales bacterium window:
- a CDS encoding MBL fold metallo-hydrolase, whose product MKIYTLIADNFKLDGGACFGVVPKSLWAKNYPADENNYVNIPDRCLLIQDGEKLILFDNGIGNKQDEKFYSYLYMFGEDNLESCFKKYGFNFDDVTDVILTHLHFDHCGGGIKYSSDKTKFEATFKNAKYWCSKQQWDWAVNPNKREKPSFLKENILPMQELGLINFIYEDTDFTSNVKLKLFNGHTIGQIIPFIRYKGKTFVFTADFISTSAHIPIPYIASYDVQPLVTLKEKEEFLKNAAEEEYVLIFEHDYYVECCTVERIEKNIRIKEKFKIEEI is encoded by the coding sequence ATGAAAATTTATACATTGATAGCTGATAACTTTAAGCTTGACGGAGGCGCTTGCTTCGGAGTTGTTCCAAAATCATTATGGGCAAAAAATTATCCTGCTGACGAAAATAATTATGTCAATATACCCGACAGATGTCTTCTGATTCAGGATGGAGAAAAGCTAATTCTTTTTGATAACGGAATCGGCAACAAACAGGATGAAAAATTTTACAGTTATCTTTATATGTTCGGTGAAGATAACCTCGAAAGTTGTTTTAAAAAATATGGATTTAATTTTGATGATGTAACTGATGTAATTTTAACTCATCTTCATTTCGACCATTGCGGCGGTGGAATTAAATACAGCAGCGATAAAACAAAATTCGAAGCAACTTTCAAAAATGCTAAATATTGGTGCAGCAAACAACAATGGGATTGGGCTGTTAATCCCAACAAAAGAGAAAAACCAAGCTTCTTAAAAGAAAATATTTTGCCAATGCAGGAACTTGGTTTAATAAATTTCATATATGAAGATACCGACTTTACAAGTAATGTAAAACTAAAGCTTTTTAACGGTCATACAATAGGACAGATAATCCCCTTTATTAGATACAAAGGAAAAACATTTGTATTTACGGCTGATTTCATTTCAACATCAGCTCATATTCCCATTCCTTATATTGCAAGCTATGATGTTCAGCCATTAGTAACTTTGAAAGAAAAAGAAGAATTTCTGAAAAACGCCGCTGAAGAAGAATATGTTTTAATATTTGAACATGACTATTACGTGGAATGTTGCACGGTTGAAAGGATAGAAAAAAATATTAGAATCAAAGAGAAATTTAAAATTGAAGAAATTTAA
- a CDS encoding POTRA domain-containing protein, with product MMNKRFYFVFCFLCFICTIANAQVDISGNIDIDYLNPKEYEIGGITFSGSKFNDNNVLILVSGLTVGEKIKIPGEKISKAIQNLWKQGLFSEIIVSATKAHGNTIFLDIKIQERPRLSHFTFKGIKKSEADKIRDKIKLTKGDIVTDNLIITSSGIIKDHFIEKGYLNVKVDIQQKPDSVAPNSVSLLIVIDKNAKVKINKINIYGNFQLSTGKIKHALKKTKQKAVFTPFADFDKFLFKTAKSFITLKTEDYPEFLKKHFSDKLRLQIFKSSKFIEDDYKEDKLKIIEAYNNKGFRDAKILKDTVYKVSDNLVNINIKVDEGRKYYFRNLTWVGNTKYSDEVLNSVLRIKKGDVYDQEVLNTNLLASPDSRDVSSLYLDNGYLFFSINPVETKVENDSIDIEFRIYEGKQATISNVKITGNTKTNDKVILREIRTKPGQLFSRADIIRSQRELSQLKYFNNEKLAVNPTPNPADGTVDIEYVVEETSSDQVELSGGWGGGRIVGTLGLMFNNFSSRSFFKKGAWKPLPSGDGQQFSIRAQTNGLYYQSYNASFTEPWLGGKKPNALSFSVYHSIYNVTGAKKSDANRQIIMMNGASVGLGKRLKWPDDYFTLYNEVGFQNYFLNNYNLISDFNNGAANVINYTFLFGRSSIDQPIYPRTGSDISLKVQATPPYSLFGNKDYSKISSEEKYKWIEYHKWKFKSSWFLRLAGNLVVNTRIQYGFLGFYNKNLGLAPFERFYVGGDGLTGYNQFDGRELIALRGYQNNSLTPQNAQGTEVGGAIFDKYTFEIRYPISLSPMTTIYVLSFMEGGNSWLKFREFNPFSFHRSAGFGLRLFMPMFGLLGLDWGYGFDEVPGMPGANKGQFHFSIGQSID from the coding sequence ATGATGAATAAAAGATTTTATTTTGTTTTTTGTTTTCTCTGTTTTATTTGCACTATTGCAAATGCTCAGGTTGACATTTCCGGAAATATAGATATTGATTATTTGAATCCGAAAGAATATGAAATCGGAGGAATTACATTTTCGGGTTCTAAATTTAATGACAATAATGTTTTGATTCTTGTTTCAGGACTTACAGTCGGAGAAAAAATAAAAATACCCGGAGAAAAAATTTCAAAAGCAATACAAAATCTCTGGAAACAGGGTTTGTTTTCTGAAATTATTGTTTCTGCAACAAAAGCACACGGTAATACAATATTTCTCGATATTAAAATTCAGGAACGTCCGCGTTTGTCACATTTTACTTTTAAAGGAATTAAGAAATCAGAAGCCGATAAAATCCGTGATAAAATTAAGCTTACAAAAGGAGATATCGTTACCGATAATCTTATTATTACTTCAAGCGGCATTATTAAAGACCATTTCATTGAAAAAGGTTACCTGAATGTGAAGGTTGATATTCAACAAAAGCCCGACAGTGTTGCTCCAAATTCGGTGTCACTTTTAATTGTTATTGATAAAAACGCAAAAGTGAAAATCAATAAAATTAACATTTATGGTAATTTTCAATTGTCAACCGGAAAAATAAAACATGCGTTGAAGAAAACAAAACAAAAAGCAGTATTTACTCCTTTTGCTGATTTTGACAAGTTTTTATTCAAAACTGCTAAAAGTTTCATTACATTGAAAACAGAGGATTACCCCGAATTTTTAAAAAAACATTTTTCCGACAAATTAAGATTACAAATTTTTAAATCTTCAAAATTTATTGAAGATGATTACAAGGAAGATAAGTTAAAGATTATTGAAGCTTATAACAACAAAGGATTTAGAGATGCTAAAATATTAAAAGATACTGTTTACAAAGTCAGCGATAATCTTGTAAATATTAATATTAAAGTTGACGAAGGAAGGAAGTATTATTTTCGTAACCTCACATGGGTCGGAAACACAAAGTATTCCGATGAAGTTTTAAATTCCGTATTGAGAATTAAAAAAGGAGATGTATACGACCAGGAAGTATTAAATACAAACTTATTAGCCAGTCCCGACAGCAGAGATGTAAGTTCATTATATCTTGATAACGGATATTTGTTTTTTTCTATTAATCCTGTTGAAACAAAAGTTGAAAACGATTCGATTGATATAGAATTTAGAATATATGAAGGTAAACAGGCAACAATAAGCAATGTGAAAATTACGGGTAATACAAAAACAAATGATAAAGTCATTTTACGCGAGATAAGAACCAAGCCCGGTCAGTTGTTTAGTCGCGCAGACATTATACGTTCACAAAGAGAGCTTTCTCAGTTAAAATATTTTAATAATGAAAAACTCGCTGTGAATCCTACTCCCAACCCTGCTGACGGAACAGTTGACATTGAATATGTTGTTGAGGAAACTTCTTCCGACCAGGTAGAACTCTCGGGAGGATGGGGTGGAGGAAGAATTGTCGGAACTCTAGGTTTAATGTTCAATAATTTTTCATCACGAAGTTTTTTCAAGAAAGGTGCATGGAAACCACTTCCTTCGGGAGACGGACAGCAATTTAGCATCAGGGCTCAAACAAACGGACTTTATTACCAATCATACAACGCATCTTTTACTGAGCCATGGCTTGGAGGTAAAAAACCAAATGCTTTGAGTTTTTCGGTTTATCATTCGATTTATAATGTTACAGGGGCTAAAAAAAGCGATGCCAATCGTCAGATAATAATGATGAACGGTGCATCCGTAGGGCTTGGCAAACGATTGAAATGGCCTGATGATTATTTTACATTATACAATGAGGTGGGGTTTCAGAATTATTTTTTAAATAATTATAATTTAATTTCCGATTTTAATAATGGGGCGGCAAACGTTATAAACTATACATTTCTTTTTGGCAGAAGTTCAATTGACCAACCAATATATCCAAGAACCGGTTCTGATATTTCTCTTAAAGTACAGGCAACTCCTCCATATTCACTTTTCGGAAACAAGGATTATTCAAAAATCAGTTCTGAAGAAAAATATAAGTGGATTGAATATCATAAATGGAAGTTCAAATCATCATGGTTCTTGCGACTTGCTGGTAACTTGGTTGTTAATACGAGGATTCAGTATGGCTTTCTCGGATTTTATAATAAGAATTTGGGACTTGCCCCTTTTGAAAGATTTTATGTAGGCGGTGATGGACTTACAGGATACAACCAGTTTGACGGAAGAGAACTTATTGCATTAAGAGGGTATCAGAATAATTCTTTGACACCCCAGAATGCACAAGGTACCGAAGTGGGAGGAGCAATTTTTGATAAATATACTTTTGAAATAAGATATCCGATTTCATTAAGTCCGATGACAACTATTTATGTGTTGAGCTTCATGGAAGGCGGCAACTCATGGCTGAAATTCAGAGAATTTAACCCATTTTCATTTCATAGGTCGGCAGGATTCGGACTCAGATTGTTTATGCCGATGTTCGGTCTGCTCGGTTTGGACTGGGGTTATGGCTTTGATGAAGTTCCCGGTATGCCTGGCGCAAACAAAGGTCAGTTCCACTTCTCAATAGGACAATCAATAGATTAA
- a CDS encoding isoprenyl transferase encodes MLYKDKIDKNKIPNHVAIIMDGNGRWAKQRNKLRIFGHQNAIKSVREVTEAAAEIGIKYLTLYAFSTENWGRPKDEVSALMTLLIRTINIETKTLNKNNIRLLAIGDLKSLPNSCYKELQKAMKNTENNKRMSLVLALSYGSRWEITNAVKKITDDVIKNKIKKENINEDLLSLYLNTCNIPDPELLIRTSGEYRVSNFLLWQIAYSELYFTTKLWPDFRKEDFYEALVDFQNRQRRFGLTSEQVIR; translated from the coding sequence ATGCTATATAAAGATAAAATTGATAAAAATAAAATTCCAAATCATGTCGCAATTATTATGGATGGAAATGGCAGATGGGCAAAGCAAAGAAATAAACTGCGCATTTTCGGACATCAGAACGCAATTAAATCTGTGAGGGAAGTTACTGAAGCTGCTGCTGAAATCGGAATCAAATATCTTACATTATATGCCTTTTCAACCGAAAACTGGGGACGTCCGAAAGATGAAGTCAGCGCATTGATGACACTTTTAATCCGAACTATAAATATAGAAACTAAAACTCTTAATAAAAACAATATTCGTCTTCTGGCAATAGGAGATTTAAAATCCTTACCGAATTCCTGTTATAAAGAACTTCAGAAAGCAATGAAGAATACAGAGAACAACAAACGTATGTCTCTGGTGTTGGCTCTTAGCTATGGCTCAAGGTGGGAAATAACGAATGCTGTAAAAAAAATAACCGATGATGTAATCAAAAATAAAATAAAAAAAGAAAATATAAATGAAGATTTGCTTAGCTTGTACCTTAATACATGCAATATCCCCGATCCCGAACTCTTGATTAGAACCAGTGGCGAGTATCGTGTAAGTAATTTTTTGTTATGGCAAATTGCTTATTCAGAATTATATTTTACAACAAAATTATGGCCCGACTTCAGAAAAGAAGATTTCTATGAAGCACTGGTTGATTTTCAAAACCGCCAAAGAAGATTTGGTCTCACAAGCGAACAAGTAATACGCTAA